One window of Bactrocera tryoni isolate S06 chromosome 2, CSIRO_BtryS06_freeze2, whole genome shotgun sequence genomic DNA carries:
- the LOC120769173 gene encoding uncharacterized protein LOC120769173, whose translation MSVQRNIQKTRYISSAPADTTRRKHVHFREIHSEESTRRHECQSASLQPSIRHPQLALDDSDESFSHTLSHSSATTSNTPNSGAGGIRSSQSFYRLPDDLLARGDFIAYQGANVTDFFNTTNTTRPKRVSEICLVNDHYILVKIPASQMEHVATMDTIAEEEDRSSDNCAQRKGFLRYFPGQRNRRVLPLTTVSRVKMEEAANTNAGKTHSTLKCPLAHCWRTYETPEVFDTRTKIFGLFWKQKAPGKVITIQPTKSDTAEPLDLRYQGARNAENGLPVLENDNKVDKGAFGSPLNTPLKVAPTPSFFGGALQTSLHDAVSLEQHAAWINDDDLDMKQVFRKDNTKSPVESKATKRRTNVFRWFFKRTKAPKPKNKIHAVVYKTYFVRWKKPPDEKCPHCGHARNDDVAAVKTCKWKRCRSATF comes from the coding sequence ATGTCAGTGCAGCgcaatatacaaaaaactcGATATATTTCGTCTGCTCCAGCTGATACAACACGCCGAAAACATGTCCATTTTCGTGAAATTCATAGTGAAGAGTCGACACGAAGACACGAATGCCAATCAGCCAGCTTACAGCCATCAATACGTCACCCACAACTTGCGCTGGATGACTCTGATGAGAGTTTTTCACACACTTTGAGTCATAGCAGCGCTACCACGTCGAACACTCCGAATTCGGGGGCCGGTGGCATTAGAAGTAGTCAAAGCTTTTATCGTTTGCCAGATGATTTACTCGCACGTGGCGATTTCATTGCTTATCAGGGTGCCAATGTAACGGATTTTTTCAATACGACGAACACTACACGGCCGAAACGTGTCTCGGAGATTTGTTTAGTCAATGATCATTACATTTTGGTAAAGATACCTGCATCGCAAATGGAACATGTTGCCACTATGGATACAATTGCTGAAGAAGAAGACAGATCGAGTGATAATTGTGCGCAACGAAAAGGTTTCTTGCGTTATTTTCCCGGCCAAAGAAATCGACGCGTACTACCTTTGACAACCGTGAGTAGGGTGAAAATGGAAGAAGCTGCGAATACGAATGCTGGCAAAACTCATTCCACGCTAAAGTGTCCACTAGCGCATTGTTGGCGCACATATGAAACACCTGAGGTGTTTGACACGCGCACAAAAATTTTCGGACTATTTTGGAAACAGAAAGCGCCCGGAAAAGTGATAACAATACAACCTACTAAAAGTGACACAGCGGAACCGTTGGACCTGCGTTACCAGGGAGCTCGTAACGCCGAGAATGGCTTGCCGGTTCTAGAGAACGATAACAAAGTTGATAAAGGCGCTTTTGGTAGTCCTTTAAACACGCCATTAAAAGTGGCGCCAACACCATCTTTCTTCGGTGGTGCTTTGCAGACATCCCTGCACGATGCAGTCTCGCTAGAACAACACGCAGCCTGGATAAATGATGATGACTTGGATATGAAGCAAGTTTTTCGAAAGGACAACACCAAATCCCCAGTGGAAAGCAAGGCAACAAAACGTCGCACAAACGTATTTCGCTGGTTCTTCAAGCGCACGAAAGCGCCCAAgcccaaaaacaaaatacacgcCGTcgtttataaaacatatttcgtGCGTTGGAAAAAGCCACCCGATGAGAAGTGCCCACATTGCGGACATGCCAGAAATGACGATGTGGCTGCAGTTAAAACGTGCAAATGGAAGCGCTGCCGCTCCGCCACCTTTTAG